One stretch of Penaeus vannamei isolate JL-2024 chromosome 7, ASM4276789v1, whole genome shotgun sequence DNA includes these proteins:
- the LOC113807863 gene encoding uncharacterized protein gives MEGLIVKKHAYEPLRSCTSFTAEQESPVGFEIGLCGRERDCPPEVAPLRGVELSLAVVESRHRTEAPPDQLFIGSWFVRNLMLHFKMTSFDADQFIIEVEKRPSIWDSRCDGYSNKLTRGEAWEELCCIFVPDFKDMDSLRKNKAAVDLQRKWKSFRDSFRRELAKVRKAKSTSAAETGRKEYMYFKQLFFLLPICEAKQQQEEEEEEERVWGRPAEGRNPGDESRISPHARRKRKSPPPEDQLLQTPTKAAGRRSREPRPPVHPKRRKAHLSEEQLLAALARSVGRKARERDLDDPDRHFLLSLLPHFRRLPDDVKLEVQGEFINTLKRFRREAAFDSRLSPPTHFLPGLPPQTFPLSNAGPSSTEPQQNLASATHCPRANPQPSKSAGAPVASQPQSTRTLSPSPESPAASEVASPRSDGSSICDDYFPH, from the exons ATGGAAGGGCTCATTGTAAAGAAGCATGCATACGAACCACTGCGTTCATGTACTTCCTTTACTGCTGAACAGGAATCGCCTGTGGGATTTGAAATCGGTCTGTGTGGCAGGGAACGCGATTGCCCGCCAGAGGTGGCGCCACTGCGTGGCGTGGAGCTTTCTCTCGCAGTGGTTGAGTCACGCCACAGGACGGAGGCGCCACCAGACCAGTTGTTCATTGGGTCTTGGTTTGTGAGGAACTTGATGTTGCATTTTAAGATGACGAGTTTTGATGCAGATCAGTTTATTATTGAAGTAGAAAAGCGACCGTCGATTTGGGACTCCAGGTGCGATGGATACAGCAATAAATTGACCAGAGGGGAGGCATGGGAGGAGCTGTGTTGCATTTTCGTGCCAGACTTCAAAGATATGGATTCGCTGAGGAAAAATAAAGCag CCGTGGATCTGCAGCGGAAGTGGAAGAGCTTCAGAGACTCCTTCAGAAGAGAGCTGGCGAAGGTCCGGAAAGCCAAGTCCACCTCAGCAGCTGAAACCGGAAGGAAGGAATACATGTACTTCAAACAGCTGTTCTTCTTGCTGCCGATCTGCGAGgcgaagcagcagcaggaggaggaagaggaggaggagagggtgtggggaaggCCAGCCGAGGGGAGAAATCCAGGAGATGAGAGCCGGATATCCCCTCATGCACGCCGGAAGAGGAAATCGCCCCCTCCCGAGGACCAGCTTCTCCAGACTCCGACGAAAGCAGCGGGGAGGAGATCCCGAGAACCTCGTCCTCCTGTGCACCCGAAGAGGAGGAAAGCGCACCTTTCTGAGGAGCAGCTTCTGGCCGCGCTAGCAAGGAGCGTGGGGAGGAAGGCGCGAGAAAGGGACCTCGACGATCCAGACAGGCATTTTTTGCTCAGTCTCCTGCCTCACTTCAGACGCCTCCCGGACGACGTGAAGTTGGAGGTCCAGGGCGAATTCATAAACACCCTCAAAAGGTTCAGGCGAGAGGCTGCCTTCGACAGTcggctctcccctcccacccacttcctccccgGCCTTCCTCCACAGACTTTCCCTCTCAGTAATGCGGGCCCATCATCGACCGAACCCCAACAGAACCTCGCTTCAGCCACGCATTGTCCTCGTGCCAACCCCCAGCCTTCGAAGTCCGCGGGGGCTCCGGTCGCATCGCAACCCCAGTCGACACGAACCCTCAGTCCCTCTCCCGAATCACCAGCGGCTTCAGAAGTGGCATCCCCGCGGTCGGATGGCTCAAGTATCTGTGATGATTATTTCCCTCATTAG